DNA sequence from the Ischnura elegans chromosome 8, ioIscEleg1.1, whole genome shotgun sequence genome:
ACTTCACTTTCATTTTCCGTTTTTCggcaatttcattttaaacttaaGATTCGTCAATTTTTATTCCCTTGCCATTTAggcaagaatattaatttttagcatttaagCATTTTCCCACTTACTTGTACTTCAAAACACACCACAATTTTTAGCCAACAGATCCATGCCCCTCAGTGACAATCTGATATTTGCATATGTTCATTTTGCCTTCATATTCCATTCTGTCAGTATTTGGATTTTAAGTTTGAGATTCGTCAATTTTtattccacaagaatttttagcacttttccactttttttatatttcaaaacatactaCTAGTTTCAGGTGACAGAGCCATCCCCCACATTGTTTATCTAGTAGGTGAGAATTTCTCCACTCTTACAATCTACATTCATGTTGCTACTTATGCTAAATTAATTTACTTGCACTTGGATACGGCTCTGTGGGTTGAAATTTGATATTCGTCAATTTTTCTTCTATCTTTTCTGCGGCAACTAGGCtagaatataaattttacctTTACTAGTTCAAAAGATATGAACTAATAAATGTTAGAACAAATGATGAGCCTCCTAGGGGTGTCACCTGCTTGGCTTTTCACCGTTACCGTCTTCTATTCCAAAGTGTCAAGAGATGACTTTGGTCGCCAAATTCCCAGTGTTGCTCTGAGCTTGTCACCACTACTCTGTTACTCTGATATGTGAGAACCTCCCCACTCCTAGACTCAGCATTTATATCAGTTCTCatgcttcatttattttctagCATCTAAAGATGGCTCCGGAATTTTAATCCGCGGACCACCGGTCATTCACCCGGTGGTTCTGCCCAAAGGATGAATTGGATAAGCGAGTATAGAGTCAAATTTGGCACCGAACTAACACTTAGTCACATGCgcatgaatttcacacattcaggttagACTTCATAGGTAACTAAGGTTTAATAGTTCGGTATCTTCAAACAAATTGTATGGTGAGTTCCTTTCCCGGCGTACTCTTGCTCCGTAAGAATTTTTCTTTGGTGTGTCCGAAGTTTTCACCCGGGATTCGAATCGTGGGCACCTCGATTAATAGCCAAACACCATTCCTTTACCATGCTCCACCTCACTCGtcatttagtaaaataaaatacactcaaGGTTATCTTGGAACGATGTCAACATGGTTTCTTAATACACTTCTTCACATTGACAAagacattttttattctaaaaaggTGGCaacaattggaaaaataaataaaatttgagccTTACATAAatacttgtacaatataataaattttaatttgttacggaggcttccgcggttatttatttggtgatggttttccgggtttacacgcATTTTTTTACACggtttttttttgtatcaacgcggtgtaaacccggaaaaccatcaccaaattttaatttggttttagatgCTGATTTTCACCCAATTCAACAAACTTCTTTCCAGGCCATAATTATTCTGAATCAAGTTCGATTGCCATCTAAGGTATACAAAAATGCGTGTATCTTTTCACAAACACTCACTGGTGTAGGTAAACTTAAGCTCGCTGCGATCTATTCCATATTGGTTGAGGGCAATTATAGCCGCTGCTGTGCCTTCATCGCTTAGTTCTGGAGCTACAAGCACAATGGCACTCTCTGAAATGAAAAGAATGTTACCATTAAATGAACTCGCAATGGGTTTTGAGCAGCAACCTCTTCGTAACTAAGGACTGataagatttatttaaaatcaatttatttatgtattatagtattctaccgattaaggtaggtttccatggagtaccactaaagaagtgatctgggagcctccctttccttccagcaatgccttcttcaattcactgtaaggcctactctctttcaatctatctcaaaatcctattcttttccttcccctccctcgtttccctaacattctaccctctaacaccattttcaacatcccctccccgctaagcactaactgcatccataccttctgtctcctccgtatctcatctaaaagctgcctctcctcgccaaccatatccagcacttcgtcgttccttttcctctccgtccatttcaccctctccattcttttctatacccacatctcgaatgcctccaatcttctctcgttttctttcctcagtgtccacgtttccgcaccgtagagagctacactccaaaccaaactcttcactaaccttttctgtaaagtcttacatagcgatcctcttagaagctccttcctgttcatgaacgcctccttttctaatgcaattctctttctgatgtccttactactgtatccgttttcctctaacgtactgcctaaatagctGAATTGCTCAACCTGGTCAAGTTTtccaccacccacctttatcttgagtctcacattcctcgctcgtgatgctttacaaaaccgtatAACCTTAGTTTTcgtgtgattaatcctcatcccatactcctcgcaacgctcgtataacgcatccactagagcctgaagccccctcgctgattggctaatcaacgcctgatcatccgcgaatctcactgatttgaacatcattcctcccacttttattccagcttctaactcatcccacgcttcccttaccatctcttcagcgtacacgttaaagagcagctgcgatagaggacagccttgcctcacaccttggccaatgcttgcccacccagattctccgtcagctaccctcacttgcgcagtctgggccatatacagattacgaatcagtcgtctattcctccaatctacgcctattctcttgagaatatccattaactttacccagttcaccctatcaaacgctttttcaaaatccacgaaacacgcatattcgtcctcatattctaggttcctctcgacgagggacctcattattgctattgcatcacgagttgacttcccttttctgaaaccaaattgatcttcgcccaaatactcgttttccctcgcctccattcgtctgttcaacaTCCTCAGCACCaatttcgccgcatgcgatattaggctgatagtcctataatctccgcattctacagctttcttctttttcggaagcggaattaaaaccgtcttcacgaaatcctccggccaacttccctcctcatagatcctgcgcactagttcgaaaacccttttcttaccttccttccctagattcttcagaagctcacacgggatattgtccacgcctactgctttcttAGCcatcatatcacgaagtgctccctctatttccgaatctaatatctccggcccaagattatcctcctccactgcactttcctcatctagagtcaatctctccggcctgtttcttccgtcatatagatcctccacgtattccttccatctactctgtacctcttctcgctcggttagcatcctccaatctttagccttaattttagacatgactTGTCCTCTTTGgacgcccgatagcgacttaactttggcgtacaacgcgcctacttctccatccttctggaacatttccatttcctcacactgtcttttccaccaagcctcccttgccctctaagtttcgtcgtaatcgattattcagttccttATACGTTATTTTGCCCTGTTCtttgtccacgttcttccacttcctctcctcttccatttccctcatcatgttctccgttatccacggcttctttatccttcttctgtcaacgtaaccaattgacttctccgccgctttgactattcccgttttaatattatcccatctttcctcaacagtcttaatactttcaatctcccgtatactaatgtccactagttcctgatattctctcctcatactccccttcagggcttctacgttccatttcttcgccttcctaactttcataagtcttttgaatcttacgttgcatttcatgagcactagattgtggtccgaatctacatccgagtttttcacactattcctaaacctctgtcttaccataatgtagtctatttgatatctccccacatcccctggacttttccatgtgtaccttcgccctttatgatgattgaaccacgtgcttgtgatgaataatttgtttctcctacaaaattctgctgctttctctcccctgtcgtttcttattcctagaccaaaatctcctatttcgtgtccatccctcccttccccgactgaggcgttctagtcccccatcactaccagatttttcttacccggtgtgtctctaattatttccttgagctgttcatacacctcatctacttcttcctccctatgattgctagtgggcatgtaaacttggaccaccacaaggttggtgggccgcgcctcaatttctaccaccagaatcctatcgcttacctagTTTATACCTACTACACGATTACTCaccttcccgtttaatactaacgctacccctcgctggctctcttcccctccactatgtATAACCCTATatccatcactccaatagtcccccccatccctccacctcacctcgcataatacTAAGATAtttatcctccctttatccatttccctttagatattttctaacttccccgccctcatcatagtcacatttcacgtccctacatttatagccaacttcttcttctccatcttcttggtcatcttttcctccttcttcatttctgctgctgatgatgatgatcataagtctctgcaaggatttcgcatgttggcgaccccgaagaccttgccgacctcgctgccgtgcccgacacccgccctttgcggacgggtcccgggcgatgagattccgaggctcatttggttgtactccatgttttcagggaagagatagttggtagggttccccacttccattccaacaatgtttttcacgtgacaccatcaagTGGACAACCTTTCgcctggctcctacccttcgacctatctggcatgggtggctctaccgggaataatttagaattaatccgcCAGTGCaactctaggggtcataggaacgcgcaagcctttccaccgcgacaaggttgtagcccaagggaaggGTTAAAATCAATATAATTCGATAATATTGTGCACCTCAATTTAAGTATCAATTTATGATATAGCTTTATGatttatctaaatatttattgctaGTTTATCTTTCAAATACTGTGACTACCATCTTGAGGGAAGCATAAATactgattattattaatattacgtGATATATTGAGCAAACTCAGTAACCGCAAAATCAATTAATACTTAGCGCACATtatataatgtttaaatatttttggatcgCCACTCTTATATGTggacataataatttttaatttcttatgaatgaagaatttttcacaaattaatgCTTGTAATTagcaaaaaaagatattataccatatttatatatatatatatatatatttaatacataatttacaaACTTACCTATTTTTCCAAATAGATAATTTTCGCACGCGTACAAAGTCAGATAAGTATTCACCGAATTAGTGCGTACAATGTAATAGTTGATAGTGATAGGCTTTTCTgtgaacataaaaataaacacgatattaatgaatttatatttattaagataattctcaataaatcaatttCTTTGAATACTCCTAGTTTGTTCAAAAATGCATCAGTATCATAGTTTGTCGAATTTAATGAGATTTTTATCAGGTTTTCCTTGCTTCACTTACGTCCATAAGTAATATCCATCTTGAAGTAGGTCCCAGAACCAGTAGTTAGACCGTCAGGATTGACAACAGTTAACTCTCCCGATGCTCTTCCAAACCCACCCCTGCAAATGATCATATAAATGTTATTACTCATTTACTCAAAGTTAACCTAATCCATGGTTGGGGAACATGATTTAAAGAGCAGAAATATTTCTGGGGAATTCCACAGGGtaatctttttcatttaaaaatttccaccgggctccatgtctcccgacgtttcgaagagctcttcatcctcagaggatcttctgaaaagttagaaatttttgttcattcaggAGATCACCTGAGAATGAAGAGGAAGTCGCTCTTCGAGACGTTGGGAGAAAAGGAGCTGATTTCCCGCTGGATAACCCGAGAAACCGTTCTACACTTAACACGCCGGgagaatctaagatcttacaaGACTAAAGAgtcttaaatttaaattcatcgaTCAGATGCGCcgtaaaaagagaattttctcggGTGAATTAGTGAAGGAGAAGTGCTACTCAACACTCATCAAGCTGCAATTGGAATACTCGGAAATCATATGAGATCCCACACAGAGCAATTTCAATTTGAGTAACTAAAGACCACAACTTATTCTGTAAGTTTCATTCACTCAGGGCCTAAACCCAAAGATTGGCTGGTGTAGGGGAGGATTGAGCTCATCTCAGACCAGGCTAAATGTGTTTAAATTTTACACATTTACGGTCGgatgaaaaatttctttcccTGCTCCACCAGATAGAGAGAGGATTTATGCTGAAGAACTCTAAACGCGTCAGATGAAAGTCAACGAGTTACAATAACTCCTAACCTTTAGGAAAGGTAAACATGAGaaataagtttcctggatatcagattattacttataccacttatttttttatcagagcgcgactatgaattgtcatcatcttcaggcgcaaattaagaagatgaagatgatgataattcatttaaacccgggtcgcgctctgataaaaaataagtgtagtaattgtctgatatcctaGTAATAGCCTAgcaattgtctgatatccaggaaacttataatggaataccacaaagtaaagcaagagttagtgaattttgaacaTGAGAAATTTTTGAGCCAGAGCACGGAACTTCATTCGTATAATTTCAAGACAAAGCCTAAGGAAATATAAATGGGACGTATTATTAAGGACGTATCTTTAGGGAGATACTAAGCACTGGGATCAGTCAAGTGGCttcgttttcatattttttaaagcactTCCGACCAACGTTAAGGGTTCAAAGTTTTTATCGGAATGCTGAAAAATGcttctttcaattatttcaacCGATGTCCACGAACGCTCTATGATTTTATTTTAGCAAATCATATTTTTAGAGGCAACATTTCCCATATTCCCCTGACAGTAGCAATAGCAGATTTCCTTGACAAGAAGTTgaagaaatatattatgtttatgGCTGTAATCAGAAATCCGTCAGTTTTAAATCTAATACCATGTCATTTCCAATGGGTTTAAATTCTACACGTTCACATTAAAATCTGCTGTTATATTATTTAGCATAAAATTCCTTtcctattttattcattaaatgagGTATAGAAAATACTTCATCAAcaattataacccaattttgcttctaagtaacatcaaaaatatgtacattttcagctgtattcaggaAAAATTCAAGTCACTTTTTCTGCTGAGCTGTTAAGTACAATGGCTAAATATGTAGATGACACAATAGTTATATGTGAgaagaaatttttaacatttttcaaatgaaaagtgtcgaaatttaacttctcccaaaagcagctatggtttagaaagggttaaatgttCAGCGCTGGATATTGATTAGTAACTTTTGAGAGTgtttaaagtgcaataaaattctCATCTAGCCTTTACACAAAAATACTGTGCTTATTGCCCTAAAGGCTCAATatttttggtatggtatggtgtttgaaggaggcgagcgacagctgaggtcatttgcgccatgagggaagggtttggGGAGGAAAGGTGGAGATAACAAGGTGGAAACAAGAAATATGAATGGAATGCTCTACGCAAAGCGCTCAAGGAGTGATCAGGTagtgtttgaaaaatatccaccattgccgggatttgaagccggccccacggggtgggaagccataACCCTCTACATTTTTTTCCCTACTCTAGGCGGCTGGACGGGAGAAAGCTAATAGCcaattatagtctgtataccgtaggatGGCGAACGGGCCCgccggctacctgagtcggtcccatagtttttatggtcggtcctttcctcaCCCAGccgctcgcggaccgactcaggtaagTGGCGGGCCCATGCGCCACCCTACTGTATACAGACTATAGGTGGCGTGCCCGTGTGCCAGCTACCTGAGCCGGTCCCATGCAGTTTTTATAGTCTGTCCTTCCCCATTTCTCAGGCGCTCGCGGACCCGCAAGGGctcgccagctacctgagtcggtcctaTAGGATTTTTATGGTCGGTACTTTCCTCCCCCGGCGCTCGCGGACTGACTCAGGTAGGTGGCGGGCCCATGCGTCACCCTACTGCATACAGACGGGTAGGTGGCGGGCCCGTGTGCCAGCTACCTGagcggtcccatacagtttttatggtcggtccaTCCCCACTCCTTAGGCGCACCCGCACTTTGTGTAGATAAAAGGTGTCTTAAAATGTAACCTAAGACATCCCAAAGCCACAAGGCATTAAAACGTTAAGAACAGCGTCACTGATGTCAGCTTAAATTTGACGTATTTGATATTTGCGGGGATAGcgttatttatttagatatggtGCCGCAATGGTATTGCATATGAAAAGACGTATCTTTAAAAACTCACCCTTTTGTAATTCCTTCAATGGAAAATGCGTACTTCTGTTTGTCGACGTGCGCCAAAAAGTCATACTTAACGCACTTCCAATCTTTCTGAACAATGGATTTTGTGCGTGCTATTTCTCTCCATGGAATATTCTGAATCTGTGGAAGAAAGGAAATTTATCTCTTACAATCTCTTATTTAGCTTCAAACAGAAGGTTGGTTAAAAATGTGGGGATAGTTTTCATTCCAGACCAAGTCATAGGTATTTGGGCTTCATACACTGAGGGTAGGGTGGAAAATTCCTTCCCTAAGATTTAGGCTAGAGGAGTCAAAAAGCGTCAGATGAAGTCCGGGAGTTCCACCTTATTAGGAAACACATAGGGGAGGCTCGGACAAGAAACAGAGCGAGTAAGAAGAAAAagcgatattttattcaaattgctGTAGATGGTGTCACGATATTTCAGTTCGTCAGTATAGGCCGGGTCAGCTGATCCGTTTGACGACAACACAACAGTTTTTTAAAAAACAATACAGTCGtgtgcagtaaagttttctcgggtttcgcacctggtcaggtcctccatatctggCCCGCTGCGACACCTGAGAAAACTTTACTGAAACTGTTCGcagggaaaaaattacaatacaaaCTTGAGTTTGACGTTAAAGTGAATAAGAACGATTTCTGTTGTTTCTTACGATCTTCGCTAAGGTTTGTTCGTATTTTTTTGAACTAATTGTCTAGTGatcattcataatttatatttgttcGATTGCACgtttctttaagtttaatttgaGACTGTAATCTTCCACTGGCCGCCAAAGATATCTgaaagttttatcaatatttctaaTATTGTGGCTTCGGGCAAGACGGATATGGGCAAAACGGTACTCGTTTCGGAGGAGAAACACGACTTTGGTGTGACTACCATATATAAAATGGGCAAACAGGCGTGAAAAGCAGCACAACTGCCACCATCAATAGTTTTATCTGTCAAAAGGAAAAGCCAACTCGGAGTAGTGAGCAGTGCAGAAAGGGTCCACTTAACACTATTATTTGCTTCTGAAATGAAGTCAGTTGttgttttcttacgattttcgcaaagatttttacatattttttgcacCAATCGTCCTTAGGGCAAACAGAAGGACGGTCAACTGCCGCATCTTCGGCAATATTAATACCACTGGAAATCAGACCCATACCAGCTATAGTCGCTCCCAAAATAAACCGTAAACACAAGAGGCAACAATCAAAGGTATTGACGTCCTTTTCTGGCTAAGCCAAGCAGgctaataaatatgataaattaaaaaaacaaaaacacaaaaataactgAGTTTTTAGAACTCAAATGTTTTTAGAAGACAGAGACATCTAAGATTAATAATACCATGTGAGATTTATTTTGCTTCGTGTGAACTGATAAAAGATACAATGAGCTAACAGCGTCTTTCTCGGGCCTCCCGTATTGGAAACATGAACTTGATAGCTCAGAAGAAGCTCGGACTTCTCAAGCGTGTTGTGAGGTCCTCGGGCGAAAAAGTGatagcgatggaaaaatgtcaCTCGAAACCGATTTTTCGAGCCATTGATTTTTGATCGATATAAGAAGCTcaaaatttcagcaaaaatcgaaaaTGTAGTCAAAAGTTCGATTTATCAATTGTATACTGACGGCTATCTTTAGAAAAACATACAGTTGGGCAAAAGCATGtttttgttcattaaaatatcactcaaaataaaCATATGCGTGGTTGAAAAATCCCCAAAAATCTAcaaaataatctaataataatatactCTAATCATAGAATGCATAGTTcaattattagtaaaaatttacaaatcccCGCACATAAAATCTTGAGGATTATCGCTTGGagccattcggcttcactaaaatgtTTAAGGAAGATTAACGGATCGAGATGTTTTTTTGACGATGGAGGCTGTGCTTAACAATTTTTCGCCATCAGACAAAGGTTTTCCACAAGGCACAGATGACGTTATCACACGCCGGTAGAACAGTCAAGATCGAAGCTGAAAAATCTAATttgaatcgaaactcgaagatcaagacTTGATACCTGTTTCCTCAAactttggcattaaaaattcacttttcgattttttatcgaaattgaTGTTCTCATCACCAGCCCAGTGAGTTGGGATAGGTAATTTGATCTCACCCCAGGCTAAGCCAAAGTTACGTGATACCATATAATCAGGGTAGCGGTGGCCAGTTCTTAGTTAGCGTGGATGACTACTTAGCACTGCTGAGACTACACGAAATGGTCATGATCgaaattgaaaaatcgagtttaatCGAAAATCAAATATGATGGCTCCATTTCGATGCCCTCGATCTTCGACTgcaaaaactcgattttcgattttaatcgaaatcgatttttccataaTAAGAGAGTGAAATAGAGGTACCTCTACAAACTCGATAGGTCGCACAtctaaccctttctaacccagagctgatttagggaaaaatcaattttcaagagttttcattacgaaaacttgaaaattttcactcaattatGATTTTCGTGGCatctaaatatttcctcattaaagTTTACTCAATAAAATAGTGGGTAGTTTAGATGTTTACAAAAAAGAGCtcaaagtttaaacatttttaatggttCTTAGAAGCAACTTTGGGTTATAAACGGTTAATACGCAAGCAGCTTAGCGAATCAGGGGAAGAAATAGATTGATTCCGTTAGAAAATGAATAGATATGTGGGAATTGTCGAAATATTCCGGCGTACAGAGAGCACTACACAATTGTAGCTTAAAATGTACAGAATATAGGATTTATGAAGTGCAATTTCCATTTACCAGAGGGAATCACTTACCGTGTCAATTGTAAAAACCTTGAGGGTGAAGGAGTTGAGGCCAGGACAAGTTCCCAGTGAAAATTTCTGACCACTGCAAGGCAATATGCAACCGAAAATTATGAATCCGACGAATGATAGGCGAGGTGGTAACTTCATTATTCTGATCCCTCTTCCCTCCTACGGGTCAGGTGAGAGTCCAAATgctctgaaattaaaaatgcaaaaaaaaatatagtaaaatgaaacatattttaatcGACAAATATATTTCAGCCGCGTAGAGCGGGTTGAAGAGATAATTTACTCCGAGGtgagaaatggagttttttttgcaatttgtagcaataaaattatccAGGAATTGATTTTCTACCTGGAAACCTCCATAATTATTCGGCTAGAGcctttaaatttgaatatttatttcaaacataaATGCCATTTCTAGGGCTATAAATGCAGTGATACTGATTGCAGGTCTAGTGGGCTGTATTTTCGACAATTAAATTTGTTTAAGATGGTTTTAAGAACTTAAAGGTTCTATTTGAAGACAATAATTCTTATATGGCCTTCAATAGTATTTTATAGAAGTATTGGCCGGGGGCCATTTCGCTATAGGATTGgcagaaaataataatggctACTAGCCTTTGAATCAGGAGGTCGATAGTTCCAGGGATATTCGACCGCTAACGTAGATAACCGCAGAATAGATGTGGTTGTTTTAGCTGGATTCACCGTCCATACTTTTTATTGAAGCTTAACAAATTTCACTGTGCTCTTTTGCCTGTCCTATTCGTTGAAGTAGATTTATACACACTGTATTCGTGCAAAAGATATATCTCCTCCAAAAAGTATCATAGTGTCTTAAACAAAAAGTCATCACGTGTATCTGAATGCTTTTGTTTTCACAAATAGATTGAATTTCTCGCCAGCAGTACATCGTCACCGCAATGACGCACATTTGGCGCGGTTCATATTCCGAAGATGTCTCTTAAACCCATCTCATTGTAGTTTTTCCCTTCCGTAAGTGACAAGCCGAGTAGTTGTCACATGACCGCAATTTTTGAAGCCATTCAAGACATAGCAATGCCGTTACTGACTCATTTCAGACAGCGGAAATCGTCGGAGAGTAAAATCCGCGGAATGTGTATCAACCGCTCCCAGCCGCAAAgtagaatacaaaaaaa
Encoded proteins:
- the LOC124164094 gene encoding uncharacterized protein LOC124164094; translation: MKLPPRLSFVGFIIFGCILPCSGQKFSLGTCPGLNSFTLKVFTIDTIQNIPWREIARTKSIVQKDWKCVKYDFLAHVDKQKYAFSIEGITKGGGFGRASGELTVVNPDGLTTGSGTYFKMDITYGQKPITINYYIVRTNSVNTYLTLYACENYLFGKIESAIVLVAPELSDEGTAAAIIALNQYGIDRSELKFTYTSECL